From the Rhodococcus sp. NBC_00297 genome, one window contains:
- a CDS encoding FtsW/RodA/SpoVE family cell cycle protein has protein sequence MSAPNLPTPNRPTPSQSSASFPSPPGGFAPAPPQSTRRGVEAALLGAAAVITTVSLVLVEASQEQAITWDLAKYGLAYLAMFAVAHAAVRRFATHADPLLLPVVAMLNGLGLVLIHRLDLAAQQSAVYLGIEEPSADATQQVLWTALGIAGFIAVLVLVRDYRTLARYGYTLGLGGLVFLALPAVLPSSLSEVNGSKIWIRLPGFSIQPGEFSKILLLIFFASVLVAKRELFTTAGKHVLGMDFPRARDLGPIVVAWIVSIGVLVFEKDLGTSLLIYCTVLVMIYVATERVGWIVVGVALLLLGFLLAYQFFGHVKIRTDTWLDPFADYNDTGYQISQSLFGLATGGMGGTGLGSGRPSQVPFASTDFIIATIGEELGLIGLAAVLMLYLVFVLRGLRTALAVRDSFGKLLAAGLSVTIAVQLFVVVGGVTKLIPLTGLTTPFMSYGGSSLLANYALVALLIKISDAARAPVVPQRRGPAAPIGDAPTEVVKRP, from the coding sequence ATGTCCGCTCCGAACCTGCCGACCCCGAACCGGCCCACCCCCAGCCAGTCGTCCGCCTCGTTCCCCAGCCCGCCCGGTGGGTTCGCCCCCGCCCCACCGCAGTCGACGAGACGCGGTGTCGAGGCGGCACTGCTCGGCGCGGCCGCGGTCATCACCACGGTGTCGCTGGTGCTCGTCGAGGCGAGCCAGGAGCAGGCCATCACCTGGGACCTGGCGAAGTACGGCCTCGCCTACCTCGCGATGTTCGCGGTCGCCCACGCCGCGGTCCGTCGATTCGCCACCCACGCGGATCCGCTGCTGCTCCCGGTCGTCGCCATGCTGAACGGGCTCGGACTGGTGCTCATCCACCGGCTCGACCTCGCGGCGCAGCAGTCGGCGGTGTACCTCGGCATCGAGGAGCCGTCGGCCGACGCCACGCAGCAGGTGCTGTGGACGGCCCTGGGCATCGCCGGGTTCATCGCTGTCCTCGTGCTGGTCCGCGACTACCGCACCCTCGCGCGGTACGGCTACACCCTGGGCCTCGGCGGTCTGGTGTTCCTGGCCCTGCCGGCCGTCCTGCCCTCCTCGTTGTCCGAGGTCAACGGCTCGAAGATCTGGATCCGGTTGCCCGGCTTCAGCATCCAACCCGGTGAGTTCTCGAAGATCCTGCTGCTCATCTTCTTCGCCTCGGTGCTCGTGGCGAAGCGCGAGCTCTTCACCACCGCGGGCAAGCACGTGCTCGGCATGGACTTCCCGCGCGCCCGCGATCTCGGCCCCATCGTCGTCGCGTGGATCGTGTCCATCGGCGTCCTGGTGTTCGAGAAGGATCTCGGCACGTCGCTGCTGATCTACTGCACGGTCCTGGTGATGATCTACGTCGCCACCGAGCGCGTCGGTTGGATCGTCGTGGGTGTGGCGCTGCTCCTGCTCGGCTTCCTGCTCGCGTATCAGTTCTTCGGGCACGTGAAGATCCGCACCGACACATGGCTGGATCCGTTCGCGGACTACAACGACACCGGCTATCAGATCTCGCAGTCGCTCTTCGGTCTGGCGACCGGCGGCATGGGCGGTACCGGGCTCGGCAGTGGCCGGCCGTCGCAGGTGCCGTTCGCGAGCACCGACTTCATCATCGCGACCATCGGCGAGGAGCTCGGCCTCATCGGCCTGGCCGCCGTGTTGATGCTCTATCTGGTCTTCGTGTTGCGTGGGCTGCGCACCGCCCTCGCGGTGCGCGACAGCTTCGGCAAGCTGCTCGCCGCCGGACTGTCCGTCACCATCGCGGTGCAGCTGTTCGTCGTCGTCGGCGGCGTCACCAAGCTCATCCCGCTCACCGGTCTCACCACACCGTTCATGTCCTACGGAGGATCCTCGCTGCTCGCGAACTACGCTCTGGTCGCCCTGCTCATCAAGATCTCGGACGCTGCGCGGGCGCCCGTCGTGCCGCAGAGACGCGGACCGGCGGCTCCGATCGGTGACGCTCCCACCGAGGTGGTGAAGCGCCCGTGA
- a CDS encoding PP2C family protein-serine/threonine phosphatase: MTLVLRYAARSDRGLVRSNNEDSVYAGARLLALADGMGGHAAGEVASQLMIAALAHLDDDEPGDDLLGKLERATREGNATIAEQVEEDPELDGMGTTLTAILFGGRKIGLVHIGDSRAYLLRDDELTQITRDDTFVQSLVDEGRITAEQAHSHPQRSLIMRALTGNEIEPTLTVREARAGDRYLLCSDGLSDVVSSETIADTLREGENDECADRLIELALRSGGPDNVTVVVADVIDLDYGQSHPILAGAASMSDEEDAPPPNTAAGRAAAMRPPRTTPKRVVTPPPVPEKKSHKLRWSLAGLGVVALLVVGLVVGWQLLQRNYYVGTDDGRVVVMRGVSGSVLGFSLQEVDLVGCVRDGATATEDATVELRAPGDADCTILGVDDLQPSAREQVRSGLPSGTLDDARTQVARLASGDLLPPCTPPASTTTTPSATPEATPAPTAAPPAPDPAVPVDPAAPVTTTIEPTPAPTPTLVAGQTCRTGS; the protein is encoded by the coding sequence GTGACACTGGTTCTCCGCTACGCCGCGCGCAGCGATCGCGGTCTCGTGCGATCCAACAACGAGGACTCGGTCTACGCCGGTGCGCGCCTGCTCGCTCTCGCCGACGGCATGGGAGGGCACGCCGCCGGTGAGGTCGCGTCCCAGCTCATGATCGCGGCGCTCGCCCACCTCGACGACGACGAGCCGGGAGACGATCTCCTGGGCAAGCTCGAACGGGCGACGCGCGAGGGCAACGCCACCATCGCCGAGCAGGTCGAGGAGGATCCCGAGCTCGACGGCATGGGCACGACCCTGACGGCGATCCTGTTCGGCGGCAGAAAGATCGGGCTCGTCCACATCGGCGACTCGCGTGCCTACCTGCTGCGCGACGACGAGCTGACGCAGATCACGCGAGACGACACGTTCGTCCAGTCCCTGGTCGACGAGGGCCGGATCACGGCCGAGCAGGCGCACTCGCACCCGCAGCGGTCGCTCATCATGCGCGCGCTCACCGGTAACGAGATCGAGCCGACGCTCACGGTGCGGGAGGCCCGCGCCGGGGATCGGTATCTCCTGTGCTCGGACGGCCTGTCCGACGTCGTCAGCAGCGAGACCATCGCCGACACGCTCCGCGAGGGCGAGAACGACGAGTGCGCCGATCGGCTCATCGAGCTGGCGCTGCGCAGCGGTGGCCCCGACAACGTCACCGTCGTCGTCGCCGACGTCATCGATCTGGACTACGGCCAGTCGCACCCCATTCTCGCCGGAGCCGCGTCGATGTCCGACGAGGAGGACGCGCCGCCGCCGAACACGGCAGCCGGCCGCGCCGCCGCCATGCGGCCGCCCCGCACCACCCCGAAACGTGTCGTGACACCACCGCCCGTGCCGGAGAAGAAGTCGCACAAGCTCCGGTGGTCACTCGCCGGCCTCGGCGTGGTCGCCCTTCTCGTCGTCGGTCTCGTCGTGGGATGGCAACTGCTGCAACGTAACTACTACGTCGGAACCGACGACGGTCGCGTGGTGGTGATGCGCGGAGTCTCCGGTTCGGTGCTCGGCTTCTCGCTGCAGGAGGTCGATCTGGTCGGCTGCGTACGCGACGGGGCGACGGCCACCGAGGACGCGACGGTCGAGCTGCGCGCTCCCGGCGATGCCGACTGCACGATCCTGGGTGTCGACGATCTCCAGCCCTCGGCACGCGAACAGGTGCGCTCGGGTCTGCCGTCGGGCACCCTCGACGACGCGCGCACCCAGGTGGCGCGACTCGCGTCCGGTGACCTGCTGCCCCCGTGCACGCCGCCGGCGAGCACCACCACCACGCCGAGCGCCACTCCCGAGGCCACGCCTGCTCCCACGGCCGCACCGCCCGCTCCGGACCCGGCGGTGCCCGTCGATCCGGCGGCTCCCGTGACCACCACGATCGAGCCCACCCCGGCACCGACGCCGACGCTGGTGGCGGGCCAGACCTGCAGGACAGGTTCGTGA